CGGATTGGAAAAGGGCGTCGTCGTACCGGTGATCCGCCACGCGGACGAGATGGACTTCTCGGAAATCGCCGCCGCGGCCCACGACCTGGCCAAGCGGGCTCATGACCGCAAGCTGACCCCGGACGACCTGCAGGGCAGCACGTTCACCCTGACGAACCCGGGCATGTGGGCCACCCTTTTCGGCACGCCGATCATCAACCAGCCCGAGGCGGGCATCATCGCCACCGGAAGCGTCAAGAAGCAGGTCGTCGTGCAGGCGGACGATTCACTGGCCATCCGTTCCATGATGTTCCTGAGCCTGTCCTTCGACCACCGGTTCATCGACGGCCTCAACGCGGCCCGGTTCATCCGGGACATCACGCAGAACCTGGAGTCCTTCGATACCGACCGGGTCGGGGCCTGACCCGGCGGCCCGGAAATGACGCCCGAACCCGGCTCCCTGCATATCGGCACGATGGGATGGACCTACAGGGACTGGCTTGGATCCTTCTACCCCAGCGACGCCGACCGGAAAGTCCTCCTGCAGCACTACGCCCGGGTCTTCGACGCCCTCGAAATCGACAGTACCTTCCACTTCATCCCCAGGCCGGAGGTGGTGACGTCCTGGCACGACCGCACCCCGGGGACGTTCCGCTTCACGGCCAAACTTCCCGGCGAGATCACCCATGAACGGGGCCTGGTGGACACGGAGGACCTGTTGACCCCGTTCCTGGCCAGCATGGCCCTCCTGGGCGAGCGTCTCGGCTGCGTGCTCGTTCAGCTTCCTCCCGGATTCCGGTGCAACGAAGAGACGTTCAGCCGGGTGGGATCATTCCTGAAACTCTTGCCCGCCAGCGACTTCCGCTTCGCCTTCGAGTTCAGGCACGGGTCATGGATCAAGGCGGAGGTGTTCGACCTGCTCCGGACGCATGGCGTGGCCTGGACCATGCAGGACTATCCCGGAGTCATGCCGATCGTGCCCGAGATCACCGCGGATTTCACCTATATCCGATGGATGGGCAATACGGAGGACCCGCGCATCGGCCACTTCCGGGAATCCGTCGTGGACCGCACCCAGGAGCTCATCAAGTGGGCGGAACGTCTGAAGCGCGACATCCTCCCCCGGGTCGACACGCTGTACGGGTTCTTCAACAACTACTTTTCCGGCCATTCACCCACCGACTGCAACCGGATGAAGCGGCTGCTCGGACTGGACACGGCCACCCCGGACTTCGACCGCCAGCTGAGCCTGTTTTGAAACCAGTTAAGCCTG
This genomic interval from Gemmatimonadota bacterium contains the following:
- a CDS encoding DUF72 domain-containing protein produces the protein MTPEPGSLHIGTMGWTYRDWLGSFYPSDADRKVLLQHYARVFDALEIDSTFHFIPRPEVVTSWHDRTPGTFRFTAKLPGEITHERGLVDTEDLLTPFLASMALLGERLGCVLVQLPPGFRCNEETFSRVGSFLKLLPASDFRFAFEFRHGSWIKAEVFDLLRTHGVAWTMQDYPGVMPIVPEITADFTYIRWMGNTEDPRIGHFRESVVDRTQELIKWAERLKRDILPRVDTLYGFFNNYFSGHSPTDCNRMKRLLGLDTATPDFDRQLSLF